TTAGGAATTTTGGCCAATTTTCTTTTATCTAAAATAGTGGTGTGTGTGGTGGTGTCTTTTGGCATTCTTAATGCAGGTAATTCAGCATCATTCCCAAATGCGTTTAAGCTTAAAAAGTTTCCGGTAATTCTACCAATATATCCTTGTCCCCAACCCGATTCTAAAGAAATAATACTCAACACAGCACCAGGAGGTACTTTGTGTTTAATGCATAATTCTGTTACTGGTAAGGCCAAACGTTGATATAGTTTTGCAACATGACTATATTTTCTATACCTGTATCCTGAGGCTGATTTTTTTAAAGGTTTCACCGTTTTTTTTACTAAAACAACTTGTTTTTTGGGTAAGGCAATCTTTTCTCTTTGACGTGTAGATACGTTTAAACAGAAAAAATAAAACAAAGTAAGTGCTCCGAAAATGAAAAAGTATTTTTTACGATTTTGCATGCATAGTTTTATAACGATTAAATCAAATATATATAAATAAAGTAAAAATCACCTATTATTTAGTGTTCAGTGATTTTTTAAGGTTTAAAACCTTGGTTTGAATTTAGAACTTTAGGGCGCAAACAAAGATAATATCAACTTAGTTTTCCTAATTTTAAAAAATCAATTTCTTATCAAAATGAAACCAATCCTTAGCATACAAAATTTAAATATTTCTTTTCAAAACCAACAGGTAGAAAATAAGGTAGTTCACAATGTGAGTTTTGAAATTATGCCTAATCAAATTGTTGGAGTGGTAGGGGAATCTGGTAGTGGAAAATCGGTAACTTCTATGGCCATGATGGGATTGTTGCCTAAAAACATATCTAAAGTAAAAGGAAAAATTTTGTACAATGAGGTTTCTTTAACTGATTTAAGTCCTAAGGAACTTAGAGAAATTGTTGGAAAAGAAATTAGTATGATTTTTCAAGAGCCTATGACATCGCTAAACCCAAGTTTAACCTGTGGTGAGCAAGTGGCAGAAGTGTTGGATTTACATACAGATTTATCAAAAAATGAAATTGAAGCAGAGGTTTTACAATTGTTTGAAAAAGTAAAACTTCCTAGAGCTAAAAAAATGATGACTCAATATCCGCATGAGTTGTCGGGTGGTCAAAAACAAAGAGTAATGATTGCCATGGCCATTGCTTGTAAACCCAAACTACTTATTGCCGATGAACCTACTACAGCTTTAGATGTTAGGGTACAAGATGAAATTATTTTGTTGTTAAAAGAATTACAGCAAGAAACAGGTATGAGTATTTTGTTTATCACTCATGATTTGGCTTTAATAGCCGAAATTGCCCAACAAGTTATTGTGATGCAAAAAGGTAAAATTGTGGAGCAAGGAACGGTAGAAAATGTGTTTTTACACCCAAAAGAAATTTACACCAAAGCATTAATCAACGCCAAGCCAAAACTAAATATCAGGCTAAAAGAATTGCCGTCGGTAGCCAGTTATTTGCAAGATGATTTTAAGGAAGAGATTTTTACTACCGAAGAAAGAAGTCAATTTCATCAGCAATTATATAGCAAACAACCTTTGTTGGAGGTTAAAAACTTAAAGACTTATTATACTTCTAAAAACAATTGGTTTGCTAAACCCAATGTGGTTAAAGGAGTAGATGATGTTTCTTTTAAGGTTTACGAAGGAGAAACAGTGGGTTTGGTAGGAGAATCAGGTAGTGGAAAGTCTACCATTGGGCGAACTATTTTAGGTTTAGAAAAAGCAACAGCTGGCGAAATTTGGTACAATGGCGTAAACTTATTAACCTTAAACAATTCCCAAAGAAAAAAATATAGACAAGAAATTCAATTGATTTTTCAAGATCCCTATTCTTCCTTAAACCCAAGTATGAAAGTTGGTGAGGCTATTTTAGAACCTATGATTAGACATGGGGTTTTAGCATCTAACTCAAAAAGAAAAGAATATATTTATCAACTATTAGAAAAAGTAGGCTTAGAAAAAGAACATTACAACAGATATCCTCACGAATTTTCTGGTGGACAAAGACAAAGAATAGGAATTGCTAGGGCTTTGGCTCTACAACCCAAATTAATTATTTGCGATGAATCTGTATCGGCTTTAGATGTTTCTGTACAAGCGCAAGTGTTGAATTTATTGAACAAACTTAAAAAGGAATTTGAGTTTACCTATCTGTTTATTTCTCATGATTTGTCTATTGTAAAATTTATGTCCGATCAATTAATTGTACTAAATCAAGGAAAGATTGAAGAGATAGGAGATGCCGATGCCATTTATAATCAACCACAAAAAGCCTATACTAAAGCACTAATTCATGCGATTCCTAAAGGAATATGATGCTATGATTCCTAGTAATAAATTGTATATTGCATCAAAATTTTGGCATATGCAATTTAGGTTGTTAGCAGTTATCATGCTGTTTTTTATGGTTTCTTGTAGTTCTAAAAAGAATGTGAATCCAGAAATTAAAATCCCCAACATTAGATACTCAAAACTTGTAAAAGAATATAAAGCCAACTCTTTTAAAGAGGCGGAGTTTAATACGGTAAAAATAGGGGCTAAAATGTCTTATAAAATTGGGAACTCTTCTCAAAAATTAGGATTAAATTTTAGAATTGCCAAAGGTGAAAAAATTTGGATTAGCGGAGATTTTTTAGGAATTCCAGTAGTAAAAATGCTGATAGAAAAAGACAGCGTTCATTATTACAACAAGTTTGATAAAACTTATTTTGATGGTTCGTTTGATTTTATCAAACAATTAATTGGCGTAGATGTTTCTTATGCCGTTTTAGAAAAATTATTTTTGGGTGATTTGATATTAAACATCGAGAAAAATCGTTTTAAGATGGATATTCACGATAATTCCTATTTTATTTATGATGGCGGAAACAAGAATTATTATATAGAAGCTGCTATTTATCCTTTAATTTTTAAAACAAAATCTCAATTGATAGAACATGTACTTGGTGAAAATTTGTTTGCTACGTACTATAAAAATTATCAAGAAGTTGAAGGGTTTTTATTCCCTAAAGAGTTAAATATAAAAGGAAGGAATAAAGGAAAAGAATCGGTAATTACCATTAAGTACAACGATATAAAGGTGAACGAAAATTTAAGTTTTCCATACAAAGTCCCTAAAGATTGCGACAAGCCAGTGGTGTTAAAATCAAAAGAAAATACAGAAGACAATGAGTAAAAAATCACTCTTATTTCTTTGTACATTTTTTTTAATGTTTACTGTTTGTTTTTCTCAAACAACTAAACAAAAAGAGTTAGAAAAAAAACGTGCCCAACTACAGCAAGAAATTGTTAGGGTAAATAAACTCCTGTTTCAAAATCAAAAAAAGGAAGAAAACCTTTTGGGGTATTTGAGTGATTTAAATAAAAAGATTCAAGTAAGATCCGATTTAATCAAAGCAATTACTGCCGAAGCTAATTTTTTACAAGGAGAAATTAATAAGAACGAAAAACAGAAAAAAGCTTTAGAAAAGGAACTAAAGGTGCTAAAAGAAGATTATGCCGAAATGATTTTAAAATCATACAAAAGCAAATCAGAACAAAGCAAATTGATGTTTTTATTGTCATCCGAAGATTTTTTTCAAGGTTATAAACGTTTTCGCTATATGCAACAATATGCAGATTTTAGAAGAAAACAAGGAGATACTATTGTTGCTAAAACAGAAAAAGTTGCTGCTTTAACTAGAGAGTTACAGTTTCAGAAAAAACAAAAGGATGCATTGGCTAGAACCAATAGGTTAGAGGCTGATAAATTAAAATCAGAAAAAGAAACGCAAGTAGGTTTGATGAATCAAATCAAATCTAAAGAAAAGCAGTACTTAGCAGATATCAGAAAAAAACAAGCCGAGGAAAAAAGGTTAGATGCAGAGATAGAGCGTGTAATTAAAGCCGCTATTGCAGCATCAAGAGCAAAGTCAACCACTAAGACCAAAGTAGATGTAGATGCCAAAACATCGGGGTTTGCTTTAACTCCCGAAGGAAAAGCGTTGGCCAATCGTTTTGAAGAAAACAGAGGGAAGTTGCCTTGGCCTGTTGCCGAAGGGATTGTAACAAGAAAGTACGGAGTTATTCCTCATCCAACTTTAAAAGGAATTGAGATTGATAGTAAAGGAATTCATATTACCACTAAGAAAAACGCTAGCGCAAGAGCCGTGTTTAAGGGAAAAGTATTGGCTATACAATCTGTTAGTGGTCGTTACGCTGTTTATGTACAGCATGGTAACTATATTTCACTATACAATAACTTAGATAAAGTGTATGTAAACAAAGGTCAAGAAGTTGGTTTAAAACAACCCTTAGGAGTTATTTTTACTGATAAAGTGACTGGAAACACAGAGCTTAAATTCCAGATTTGGAAAGATACTCAAAGGCAAAACCCAATTTATTGGTTGGCAAGAATGTAGCCAATTATGATGTAAGTCATGTTTTATTGTAAAAAAATATCTTTATTTTAGAGAAACTTAAAATTAAAAATATGAAAGTAATCTCTTTGTTAAAAGATGTAAACTATAAAGCAAAACCCTCTTTAACCGTTTTGTTCGAAACTGAATTTTCTAAGGAAATTAGAATAGTGATGAAAAAAGGACAAGAGGTTAAAGAACATAAAACAGAGCACCCAATTATTGTTTCAATTTTTGACGGGAGTATAGAGTTTAGTGTAGATGGAGAAAAAGTGAAAATGAAAAAAGGAGATATGATTTCTTTAGACGCTAATATTCCTCATAGTTTATTATGTACAGCAGATAGTATTGTTAGACTTTCTATTTCTAAACAAGATACTATTACAAGAATAGAAGATTTATTGTTTTAAAAAACAAGCTTATTTAAACAAAGCTTGTAATTCGGTAGCCTCTTTTGGTTTCATTTTACCAGCTACAACTAAACTTAGTTGTCTGCGTTGTAAAGCGTTTTGATAACGTTGTTTTTCTAAATCTGTTTCAGGAATTAATTCTGGAACAGGTATAGGTTTTCCATGATTATCTACAGCAACAAAGGTGTAAATAGCTTCGTTTACTTTGGTTTTCTCTCCAGAGTTACGGTCTTCTAAAAAAACATCTGCAATTACTTCCATAGAAGATGAAAAAGATCTGGAAACTTTTGCTTCAATAGTCATCATACTACCCAAAGGAATTACTTTGCCAAAAGAAACATTGTTAACAGATACTGTTACACAAATAGCATTAGCATGTCTTTGTGCAGCAATACAACAAATTCGGTCTACACGGGCTAAAAGTTCTCCTCCAAATAAACCATGAAGGGCATTGGTGTCACTTGGTAAAATAATATCAGTAGTAATGGCTAAAGAAGCCGATGATGTTTTTGCTTTCATAGAATTTCAATAAACCTTATGCTTAAAGATAAGGTTTATTGTTTATTCATTGATAAATAGCCAAGCGTGTTTGTTGTCTTTTTTACGGATTGTATTCAAAGTATTAATAGCATCTCTTTTATCGTTAAAAGAGGCATAACTTACTTGAGTTAATCCCCATTTGTTTAAACCGATAATGCTTGCCTTAAATCCTTTTTCTTTTAATAAATCCACTTTTTTAACAGCGTTTTCTGGTGCTTTAAAAGCTCCTGCTATAATGTGATATTTATAAGTAATTTCTTCAACAACTTCTTTTTCTACGGTTAAAGTAACTGCAGGTAAAGGTTTTAAAATGTTAAAAGAAGCTTGTTGAATTTGATTGGTTACTGCTTGTTGAGCTACAATTTCTTGTTGATTAATTTGCTCTTGAACATAAACGCTACTAGCAAAGAATAATCCAACAATAACTGCTGCACTTGCAAAATACTTTCCGTAAGATCTTTTTACTTCGGTTTTTGGCGTAACAATATTGTTTCTTAAAATATAATCCGCATTTAAATCACTTAAACCAAAAGAACTTGTTAAGTAGTTTATTTTGTTTAGTGGTTCAAAAACCAATTGTTCATTTTCTAAAGTAAATTGACCAATATTATTTAACAATAAAGGATTTTTTTGCAAAGAAGTCTGCCAGTTTTCAACAGTATCTTGTACCATAGCCGCAGCTTTATCAAAAGAAATATTCAGTGATTTTGCAATATGATTAACCAATAAACCATCATTTTTTTGAAGGTTTATGTTAAAAGAAATCGTTTTGGTAGGAGGTGTAAATTGATGATTTTCAATATTTCTCTTACTAGGAATGGTGTTGCTTACAAACCCTCCAAAGTTAGGAACTATAACACATTCGTACCTGTATAATAAATCGCTGATGTATTTTGATAACTGCATATAACAAAAATATCAAAAAAATGAACAGAGTCAATACTTAATAAGCCTTTTTTAAAAGAAACATTTTTGTATCTTTTTTGTAAAAATTGAAAATGAATTTTAAGGAACTCATGTATGCTTTGGCTTTGCAAGAGGCTAAAGGAGTGGGAGCAATAACGGCTAAAAAATTAATTTCTATTTATGGCAGTGCTACTCAGTTGTTCGAGGCACATCAAGAAAAGAGAATTGAAAAGGAGGTGAATCTTAAATTGTTTCAGCAATTGTTTTCAAAAGCATCTTTGGCTAAAGCCGAAAAAGAATTAAATAGAGCTGTTTCTAAAGGTTTAAAATGTTTGTACTATCAAGATGAAAATTACCCTAAAGACTTGTTGAATTGTGCCGATGCTCCACTGATTTTGTTTCAAGATGGTGGAGGA
Above is a genomic segment from Wenyingzhuangia fucanilytica containing:
- a CDS encoding glucosaminidase domain-containing protein; the protein is MQNRKKYFFIFGALTLFYFFCLNVSTRQREKIALPKKQVVLVKKTVKPLKKSASGYRYRKYSHVAKLYQRLALPVTELCIKHKVPPGAVLSIISLESGWGQGYIGRITGNFLSLNAFGNDAELPALRMPKDTTTHTTILDKRKLAKIPKTNIVWENRPPSLKKDYRPDSIAGTTTNLSFLINHPNEMTKANLKNVEDFVSRFISHRSSIKAYNEARTLLDEQVAVHGIEILFDAELNKKFIYTIGGRPNSFNFRETWPKKVMNIFNNTGVNKLTKDLYLNKKTFEEAW
- a CDS encoding ABC transporter ATP-binding protein translates to MKPILSIQNLNISFQNQQVENKVVHNVSFEIMPNQIVGVVGESGSGKSVTSMAMMGLLPKNISKVKGKILYNEVSLTDLSPKELREIVGKEISMIFQEPMTSLNPSLTCGEQVAEVLDLHTDLSKNEIEAEVLQLFEKVKLPRAKKMMTQYPHELSGGQKQRVMIAMAIACKPKLLIADEPTTALDVRVQDEIILLLKELQQETGMSILFITHDLALIAEIAQQVIVMQKGKIVEQGTVENVFLHPKEIYTKALINAKPKLNIRLKELPSVASYLQDDFKEEIFTTEERSQFHQQLYSKQPLLEVKNLKTYYTSKNNWFAKPNVVKGVDDVSFKVYEGETVGLVGESGSGKSTIGRTILGLEKATAGEIWYNGVNLLTLNNSQRKKYRQEIQLIFQDPYSSLNPSMKVGEAILEPMIRHGVLASNSKRKEYIYQLLEKVGLEKEHYNRYPHEFSGGQRQRIGIARALALQPKLIICDESVSALDVSVQAQVLNLLNKLKKEFEFTYLFISHDLSIVKFMSDQLIVLNQGKIEEIGDADAIYNQPQKAYTKALIHAIPKGI
- a CDS encoding DUF4292 domain-containing protein, with product MRFLKEYDAMIPSNKLYIASKFWHMQFRLLAVIMLFFMVSCSSKKNVNPEIKIPNIRYSKLVKEYKANSFKEAEFNTVKIGAKMSYKIGNSSQKLGLNFRIAKGEKIWISGDFLGIPVVKMLIEKDSVHYYNKFDKTYFDGSFDFIKQLIGVDVSYAVLEKLFLGDLILNIEKNRFKMDIHDNSYFIYDGGNKNYYIEAAIYPLIFKTKSQLIEHVLGENLFATYYKNYQEVEGFLFPKELNIKGRNKGKESVITIKYNDIKVNENLSFPYKVPKDCDKPVVLKSKENTEDNE
- a CDS encoding murein hydrolase activator EnvC family protein, with translation MSKKSLLFLCTFFLMFTVCFSQTTKQKELEKKRAQLQQEIVRVNKLLFQNQKKEENLLGYLSDLNKKIQVRSDLIKAITAEANFLQGEINKNEKQKKALEKELKVLKEDYAEMILKSYKSKSEQSKLMFLLSSEDFFQGYKRFRYMQQYADFRRKQGDTIVAKTEKVAALTRELQFQKKQKDALARTNRLEADKLKSEKETQVGLMNQIKSKEKQYLADIRKKQAEEKRLDAEIERVIKAAIAASRAKSTTKTKVDVDAKTSGFALTPEGKALANRFEENRGKLPWPVAEGIVTRKYGVIPHPTLKGIEIDSKGIHITTKKNASARAVFKGKVLAIQSVSGRYAVYVQHGNYISLYNNLDKVYVNKGQEVGLKQPLGVIFTDKVTGNTELKFQIWKDTQRQNPIYWLARM
- a CDS encoding cupin domain-containing protein, which translates into the protein MKVISLLKDVNYKAKPSLTVLFETEFSKEIRIVMKKGQEVKEHKTEHPIIVSIFDGSIEFSVDGEKVKMKKGDMISLDANIPHSLLCTADSIVRLSISKQDTITRIEDLLF
- a CDS encoding acyl-CoA thioesterase, with product MKAKTSSASLAITTDIILPSDTNALHGLFGGELLARVDRICCIAAQRHANAICVTVSVNNVSFGKVIPLGSMMTIEAKVSRSFSSSMEVIADVFLEDRNSGEKTKVNEAIYTFVAVDNHGKPIPVPELIPETDLEKQRYQNALQRRQLSLVVAGKMKPKEATELQALFK
- a CDS encoding SPOR domain-containing protein — encoded protein: MQLSKYISDLLYRYECVIVPNFGGFVSNTIPSKRNIENHQFTPPTKTISFNINLQKNDGLLVNHIAKSLNISFDKAAAMVQDTVENWQTSLQKNPLLLNNIGQFTLENEQLVFEPLNKINYLTSSFGLSDLNADYILRNNIVTPKTEVKRSYGKYFASAAVIVGLFFASSVYVQEQINQQEIVAQQAVTNQIQQASFNILKPLPAVTLTVEKEVVEEITYKYHIIAGAFKAPENAVKKVDLLKEKGFKASIIGLNKWGLTQVSYASFNDKRDAINTLNTIRKKDNKHAWLFINE